In one Hemiscyllium ocellatum isolate sHemOce1 chromosome 29, sHemOce1.pat.X.cur, whole genome shotgun sequence genomic region, the following are encoded:
- the btg4 gene encoding protein BTG4 has translation MKEEIAATVVFISRIVKKNEKLSKKKIEKFCSKLTKVLFEKYKNHWYWGNPAKGQAYRCIRVNKSQPLDPVLLQACVESNIEYSSLQLPREFTIWVDPYEVWCRCGEKNQPFIVTRLEESNTDLDIFKDISSAAERAGCEYNSGTSSDEEGYKEPNPTSVRDTHAGYPVGEQEDCSVLSERKTIPIVNNPNSIYQFEVCTSFKGRGSSGQGLQTIPTVINPKSIYQATDYYSHPTAGWSKFLRRKMFAEDYSCHSFPGNYRVYRASNMFLFPRVDRYHWVNTKR, from the exons ATGAAAGAGGAAATTGCTGCAACTGTGGTTTTTATTTCCCGAATagtgaaaaaaaatgagaaaCTCAGCAAAAAGAAGATTGAGAAATTCTGCAGCAAACTGACTAAAGTCTTGTTTGAAAAGTACAAGAATCACTGGTACTGGGGAAACCCAGCCAAGGGTCAAGCATACAG GTGTATCCGGGTGAATAAGAGCCAGCCTCTGGATCCAGTCCTGCTCCAGGCCTGTGTAGAAAGCAATATCGAATATTCGTCTCTACAGCTGCCAAGGGAGTTCACTATCTGGGTAGATCCTTATGAAGTGTGGTGTAG GTGTGGAGAGAAGAACCAGCCTTTCATTGTGACCAGGTTAGAGGAAAGCAACACAGACTTGGACATTTTTAAAGACATCAGCAGTGCTGCAGAGCGTGCAGGATGTGAATATAATTCTGGTACCTCCTCTGATGAGGAGGGCTACAAGGAGCCAAATCCTACCTCTGTCCGTGACACACATGCTGGTTATCCAGTTGGAGAACAGGAAGACTGCTCTGTCCTCTCTGAAAGAAAGACTATACCAATTGTGAACAACCCGAACAGTATCTATCAGTTTGAAGTCTGTACCAGCTTCAAAGGCCGAGGGAGCTCTGGTCAAGGATTGCAAACCATTCCAACAGTGATTAACCCAAAGAGTATTTATCAG GCTACTGATTACTACAGCCACCCTACAGCTGGATGGTCCAAGTTTCTCCGAAGGAAGATGTTTGCTGAAGATTACAGCTGTCACTCGTTCCCGGGTAATTACCGAGTGTACCGAGCATCTAACATGTTTCTGTTTCCTCGAGTGGACCGTTATCATTGGGTGAACACCAAGCGATAA